In Streptomyces sp. RFCAC02, the following proteins share a genomic window:
- a CDS encoding amino acid transporter: protein MCLTGVDYFSTLGYQPGIAALAAGMLSPLATLVLIGLTLLGALPVYRRVARDSPHGEGSIAMLERLLPWWAGKVFVLVLLGFAATDFMITITLSAADASAHAVENPLAPGWMEHGNVWITLLLIAALGAVFLKGFREAIGVAVCVVGVYLLLNVVVLATAVWHVASDPVVVDDWWAAARAEHASPVAMIAVALLVFPRLALGMSGFETGVAVMPQVRGDAGDTEERPAGRIRDTRRLLTTAALIMSGALLVSSLATTLLIPAEEFESGGEANGRALAYLAHQYLGEAFGTVYDLSTIAILWFAGASALAGLLNLVPRYLPRYGMAPEWTRAVRPLVLLFVAIAFTITILFEADVDAQGGAYATGVLVLMVSASFAVTVSARHRGQRRAFAGFGVVTAVLVYTLVVNVVERPDGLRIAALFIVGILVTSFGSRVHRAFELRAGEVTLDAAAARIVDEAAAFGPLRIIANEPDGGDERAYRAKETAQCEETPIPDRKHVLFLEVTVDDSSDFSADVTVHGEQCHGYRVLRVRGAAVANAIAAVLLHLRDRTGAVPHAYFNWTEGHPLGHLLRFLVFGDGEVAPVAREVLRRAERDPARRPRVHVG from the coding sequence ATGTGCCTGACCGGCGTCGACTACTTCTCCACCCTCGGCTACCAGCCCGGCATCGCCGCCCTGGCCGCCGGGATGCTGTCGCCGCTCGCCACCCTCGTCCTCATCGGCCTCACGCTGCTCGGCGCGCTGCCCGTCTACCGCCGCGTCGCCAGGGACAGCCCGCACGGCGAGGGTTCCATCGCGATGCTGGAACGGCTGCTGCCCTGGTGGGCGGGCAAGGTGTTCGTACTGGTCCTGCTGGGCTTCGCCGCCACCGACTTCATGATCACCATCACGCTGTCGGCCGCCGACGCCTCCGCCCACGCCGTCGAGAACCCCCTCGCGCCCGGCTGGATGGAGCACGGCAACGTCTGGATCACCCTGCTGCTGATCGCGGCGCTCGGCGCCGTGTTCCTGAAGGGCTTCCGCGAGGCCATCGGGGTCGCCGTCTGCGTCGTGGGCGTGTACCTGCTGCTGAACGTCGTCGTGCTCGCCACCGCCGTGTGGCACGTCGCCTCCGACCCCGTCGTGGTGGACGACTGGTGGGCCGCCGCCCGCGCCGAGCACGCGTCGCCCGTCGCGATGATCGCCGTCGCCCTGCTGGTCTTCCCCCGCCTCGCGCTCGGCATGTCGGGCTTCGAGACGGGCGTCGCCGTCATGCCGCAGGTGCGCGGCGACGCCGGCGACACGGAGGAACGGCCGGCGGGCCGCATCCGCGACACCCGCAGGCTCCTCACGACGGCCGCGCTCATCATGAGCGGCGCCCTGCTGGTCTCGAGCCTCGCCACGACCCTCCTCATACCGGCCGAGGAGTTCGAGAGCGGCGGCGAGGCCAACGGGCGCGCCCTCGCCTACCTCGCGCACCAGTACCTCGGCGAGGCGTTCGGCACGGTCTACGACCTGTCCACGATCGCCATCCTGTGGTTCGCCGGAGCCTCCGCGCTCGCCGGGCTGCTGAACCTCGTCCCCCGCTACCTGCCGCGCTACGGCATGGCCCCCGAGTGGACGCGCGCCGTCCGGCCGCTGGTCCTGCTGTTCGTCGCGATCGCGTTCACCATCACCATCCTGTTCGAGGCCGACGTGGACGCGCAGGGCGGGGCGTACGCGACCGGTGTGCTGGTCCTCATGGTGTCCGCGTCGTTCGCCGTGACGGTGTCGGCGCGGCACCGCGGGCAGCGGCGGGCGTTCGCGGGGTTCGGCGTCGTGACGGCCGTCCTCGTCTACACCCTCGTCGTCAACGTGGTGGAGCGCCCGGACGGCCTGCGTATTGCGGCCCTGTTCATCGTCGGCATCCTGGTGACGTCCTTCGGGTCCCGCGTGCACCGCGCGTTCGAGCTGCGGGCGGGCGAGGTGACGCTCGACGCCGCCGCCGCCCGCATCGTCGACGAGGCCGCCGCCTTCGGGCCGCTGCGCATCATCGCGAACGAGCCGGACGGCGGCGACGAGCGCGCGTACCGGGCGAAGGAGACCGCCCAGTGCGAGGAGACGCCCATCCCGGACCGGAAGCACGTCCTCTTCCTCGAGGTGACCGTCGACGACTCGTCCGACTTCTCCGCCGACGTCACCGTGCACGGTGAGCAGTGCCACGGCTACCGCGTCCTGCGCGTACGGGGCGCCGCCGTCGCCAACGCCATCGCCGCCGTCCTGCTGCACCTGCGGGACCGGACGGGCGCCGTGCCGCACGCGTACTTCAACTGGACCGAGGGCCACCCCCTCGGGCACCTGCTGCGGTTCCTGGTGTTCGGCGACGGGGAGGTCGCGCCCGTCGCGCGCGAGGTCCTGCGCCGCGCCGAGCGCGACCCGGCCCGCCGGCCCCGCGTGCACGTCGGCTGA
- a CDS encoding SDR family oxidoreductase, with amino-acid sequence MDHDTAPRNDEEPAPPYPRQRQQRPGLERDMTPRPRYRADDYRPSGKLAGKVALITGGDSGIGRAVALLYAREGADVAIVHLPEEQPDADETRRGIEAAGRRCLLLPGDLCDASFCAEAVERTVRDLGGLNVLVNNAAFLNSTLDLADLTYENWDRTFRTNVYAYFHLVMAARKHLGEGDAVIATASEEALKGSDTMIDYAASKAALIAFTKSIAPHLAQQGVRANVVAPGPTWTVLNVADQGMPEDGLAHLGSEDPEHRVAQPEEVAPAYVYLASEADSSFTVGEILAVTGGLTGTR; translated from the coding sequence ATGGATCACGACACCGCGCCGCGGAACGACGAGGAGCCTGCGCCCCCGTACCCGCGCCAGCGCCAGCAGCGCCCCGGCCTCGAACGGGACATGACCCCGCGCCCCCGCTACCGCGCCGATGACTACCGCCCCTCGGGGAAGCTCGCGGGGAAGGTCGCGCTCATCACGGGCGGCGACTCCGGCATCGGCCGGGCCGTCGCCCTGCTGTACGCGCGGGAGGGCGCGGACGTCGCCATCGTGCACCTGCCCGAGGAGCAGCCGGACGCCGACGAGACGCGGCGCGGCATCGAGGCGGCGGGCCGCCGCTGCCTGCTGCTGCCCGGCGACCTGTGCGACGCGTCGTTCTGCGCGGAGGCGGTGGAGCGGACCGTGCGGGACCTCGGCGGCCTCAACGTCCTCGTGAACAACGCCGCCTTCCTCAACAGCACCCTCGACCTGGCCGACCTGACCTACGAGAACTGGGACCGGACGTTCCGCACCAACGTCTACGCGTACTTCCACCTCGTCATGGCGGCCAGGAAGCACCTCGGCGAGGGCGACGCGGTCATCGCGACCGCGTCGGAGGAGGCGCTGAAGGGCAGCGACACGATGATCGACTACGCGGCGTCCAAGGCGGCGCTCATCGCCTTCACCAAGTCGATCGCCCCGCACCTGGCGCAGCAGGGCGTACGGGCGAACGTCGTGGCGCCGGGGCCGACGTGGACCGTCCTCAACGTCGCCGACCAGGGCATGCCCGAGGACGGCCTCGCGCATCTGGGCAGCGAGGACCCGGAGCACCGGGTGGCGCAGCCGGAGGAGGTCGCGCCGGCGTACGTGTACCTGGCGTCCGAGGCGGACTCCAGCTTCACCGTGGGCGAGATCCTGGCGGTGACCGGCGGGCTGACCGGCACCCGCTGA
- a CDS encoding class I SAM-dependent methyltransferase yields the protein MADDCFGHPRLAAIYDPLDPDRSDLDAYLRIVEDAGARRVLDIGCGTGVFALLLADRGIDVVGTDPARASVDVARAKPGSERVRWICGDATALPPLQVDLATMTANVAQAIVGPDAWRKTLRGAYEALRPGGRLVFETRDPARGAWEEWTRENSYRVTEIPAIGSVESWVDLIEVSLPLVTFRWTYVFAADGQVMTSDSTLRFRERAEVETDLVAHGYAVEDVRDAPDRPGKEFVFLARRP from the coding sequence ATGGCTGACGACTGCTTCGGGCATCCGCGACTCGCCGCGATCTACGATCCGCTCGACCCCGACCGCAGCGATCTCGATGCCTACCTCCGGATCGTGGAAGACGCGGGGGCGCGTCGGGTCCTTGACATCGGCTGCGGAACCGGGGTGTTCGCCCTTCTCCTGGCCGACCGCGGGATCGATGTCGTCGGCACCGATCCCGCCCGGGCATCCGTCGATGTCGCCCGGGCCAAACCGGGCAGTGAGCGAGTGCGCTGGATCTGCGGTGACGCCACAGCCCTCCCGCCACTGCAGGTCGACCTCGCGACGATGACGGCGAATGTCGCCCAGGCCATCGTCGGCCCGGATGCCTGGCGGAAGACGCTGCGGGGCGCGTACGAGGCACTGCGGCCCGGCGGCCGCCTGGTCTTCGAGACCCGTGATCCGGCCAGAGGCGCCTGGGAGGAGTGGACCCGTGAGAACTCCTACCGCGTGACGGAGATCCCGGCCATCGGCTCCGTCGAGAGCTGGGTCGACCTGATCGAGGTGAGCCTGCCCTTGGTGACCTTCCGCTGGACCTACGTCTTCGCGGCGGACGGACAGGTCATGACTTCGGACTCCACACTGCGCTTCCGGGAGCGAGCAGAGGTCGAGACGGACCTGGTCGCCCACGGCTACGCCGTTGAAGACGTTCGCGATGCGCCCGACCGGCCGGGCAAAGAGTTCGTCTTCCTCGCACGACGCCCCTGA
- a CDS encoding RraA family protein, with the protein MRHRFASLTTAHVADACLRTGVPVRCAPAGLRPVVPGSRVAGRVVPARHAGSVDVFLESLVTARPGDVLVVDNGGRTDEACVGDLVVLEARAAGLDGVVIWGLHRDTADIRAIGLPVFSAGALPAGPRRLDDRAPDALTAAGVGEWTVGREDLVLGDDDGVLFVPAARAGDLLTAAEALRDTERRQAGLIRAGTTLRDQVRFDAFLARRAQEPDWTFRQHLRSVGGAVEE; encoded by the coding sequence ATCCGCCACCGCTTCGCTTCACTGACGACCGCGCACGTGGCGGACGCGTGCCTCAGGACGGGAGTCCCCGTACGGTGCGCGCCCGCCGGGCTGCGGCCCGTCGTGCCGGGCAGCCGCGTCGCCGGCCGGGTCGTGCCGGCGCGGCACGCCGGCAGCGTGGACGTGTTCCTGGAGAGCCTGGTCACCGCCCGGCCGGGTGACGTCCTCGTCGTGGACAACGGCGGCCGGACGGACGAGGCGTGCGTCGGTGACCTGGTGGTCCTTGAGGCCAGGGCCGCCGGGCTCGACGGCGTCGTCATCTGGGGGCTCCACCGTGACACGGCGGACATCCGTGCCATCGGCCTCCCGGTGTTCAGCGCCGGCGCGCTGCCGGCCGGCCCGCGGCGGCTCGACGACCGCGCCCCGGACGCGCTGACGGCCGCCGGGGTGGGGGAGTGGACCGTCGGCCGCGAGGACCTCGTCCTCGGCGACGACGACGGCGTGCTGTTCGTCCCGGCCGCGCGCGCCGGGGACCTCCTCACGGCCGCCGAGGCGCTCCGCGACACGGAGCGCCGCCAGGCCGGCCTCATCCGCGCCGGGACGACCCTGCGCGACCAGGTGCGGTTCGACGCGTTCCTCGCGCGGCGGGCGCAGGAGCCGGACTGGACGTTCCGTCAGCATCTGCGGTCGGTGGGCGGCGCCGTCGAGGAGTGA
- a CDS encoding low temperature requirement protein A, producing MIATGEDHRVTPAELFFDLVFVYAITQVTALMADDPSALRMLGGMVVLALLWWCWCCFAWLGNVVRADTGGLFSVLLAVMAVLMIVSLAVPEVYADGEGGLHVPLVFVLCYGAVRLLHLLSYWVSSPDDAALRSTLRRTALLSVAPPFVLLLAGSTLSGAAQVLVWLAAVAVDYVGIYVTGSSGWRVSSPGHFAERHGLIVMIALGESIIAMGFGMRGFPLSGPVLIASVAGLLLLAGLWRVYFRMVNEAAEHRLTALRDGARTALGRDVYTFLHLPLVAGIVLTSLGEKAALHHIADEHHYGLSEPLHGIVAWALPGGAGVFLLAAAAILLRVGRRPSPLLLVGGPALLAAGALVPLVPALAALLLLAAGVTVLVFAGGGPRERHGVVAA from the coding sequence ATGATCGCCACGGGCGAGGATCACCGGGTCACCCCGGCCGAGCTGTTCTTCGACCTGGTCTTCGTGTACGCCATCACGCAGGTCACTGCGCTCATGGCGGACGACCCGTCGGCCCTGCGGATGCTCGGCGGCATGGTCGTCCTGGCGCTCCTGTGGTGGTGCTGGTGCTGCTTCGCCTGGCTCGGGAACGTCGTGCGCGCCGACACCGGCGGCCTGTTCTCCGTGCTGCTCGCGGTGATGGCCGTCCTCATGATCGTGTCGCTCGCCGTCCCCGAGGTCTACGCGGACGGCGAGGGCGGCCTGCACGTCCCGCTGGTGTTCGTCCTGTGCTACGGGGCCGTCCGGCTGCTGCACCTCCTGTCGTACTGGGTGTCGAGCCCGGACGACGCGGCCCTGCGCAGCACCCTGCGCAGGACCGCACTGCTGTCCGTCGCCCCGCCGTTCGTCCTGCTGCTGGCGGGCAGCACGCTGTCCGGGGCCGCGCAGGTGCTGGTGTGGCTGGCGGCCGTCGCCGTCGACTACGTCGGGATCTACGTCACCGGCTCGTCGGGCTGGCGCGTCTCCTCGCCGGGGCACTTCGCCGAACGGCACGGCCTGATCGTCATGATCGCGCTGGGCGAGTCGATCATCGCCATGGGCTTCGGGATGCGCGGGTTCCCACTGAGCGGCCCGGTGCTCATCGCGTCCGTCGCGGGCCTGCTGCTGCTCGCCGGCCTGTGGCGGGTGTACTTCCGGATGGTGAACGAGGCGGCCGAGCACCGGCTGACCGCCCTGCGGGACGGGGCGCGCACGGCCCTCGGGCGCGACGTGTACACGTTCCTGCACCTGCCGCTCGTCGCCGGGATCGTGCTGACCTCGCTCGGTGAGAAGGCCGCGCTGCACCACATCGCGGACGAGCACCACTACGGGCTGTCCGAGCCGCTGCACGGGATCGTCGCCTGGGCGCTGCCGGGCGGCGCGGGCGTGTTCCTGCTGGCGGCGGCGGCCATCCTGCTGCGGGTGGGGCGGCGGCCGTCGCCGCTGCTGCTCGTCGGCGGCCCGGCGTTGCTGGCGGCGGGCGCGCTGGTGCCGCTCGTCCCGGCGCTGGCCGCGCTCCTGCTGCTGGCCGCCGGCGTGACGGTCCTGGTGTTCGCCGGGGGCGGGCCGCGCGAACGGCACGGGGTCGTCGCGGCCTGA
- a CDS encoding MBL fold metallo-hydrolase — protein sequence MEIRLLGTGSADGWPNPWCTCRSCAWARATPGAERGQTTVLVDGTLLIDTGSARRSRVPLDRVRTVLFTHAHPDHADPQPLLWRQYAEARRGAEAPLEIAGPPAALDLCRDWVRPGSPVTWTPLTAGQCVRLASGHRVRALAADHWRGDPYVGPALLYAVDDRLLAAWDTGEKLPDVEHPTYDVVLLDCNDGLRPGTGEHHDLAAFARTVAALRARGAVGERTRVVAVALGCANPPGPELDAILARCGASAPFDGTVLTVPPDGAGVSGTAPPPSSPRAPSSTRPD from the coding sequence GTGGAGATACGGCTGCTGGGCACCGGTTCCGCCGACGGCTGGCCGAACCCGTGGTGCACCTGCCGCTCGTGCGCCTGGGCGCGCGCGACCCCGGGCGCGGAACGCGGGCAGACGACGGTCCTCGTGGACGGCACGCTGCTCATCGACACGGGCAGCGCGCGGCGTTCCCGCGTCCCGCTGGACCGCGTGCGGACCGTCCTGTTCACGCACGCGCACCCCGACCACGCCGACCCGCAGCCCCTGCTGTGGCGGCAGTACGCGGAGGCGCGCCGCGGGGCCGAGGCGCCGCTGGAGATCGCCGGGCCGCCGGCCGCGCTCGACCTGTGCCGCGACTGGGTCAGGCCCGGCTCCCCCGTCACATGGACGCCGCTGACGGCCGGTCAGTGCGTCCGCCTCGCGAGCGGCCACCGGGTCCGCGCGCTGGCCGCGGACCACTGGCGCGGCGACCCGTACGTCGGCCCTGCCCTGCTGTACGCGGTCGACGACCGGCTCCTCGCCGCCTGGGACACGGGGGAGAAGCTGCCCGACGTCGAGCACCCCACGTACGACGTGGTGCTCCTCGACTGCAACGACGGGCTGCGCCCCGGCACCGGGGAGCACCACGACCTCGCCGCGTTCGCCCGCACCGTCGCGGCCCTCCGCGCTCGGGGCGCCGTCGGGGAGCGGACCCGGGTGGTGGCGGTGGCCCTCGGCTGCGCCAACCCGCCGGGCCCCGAACTCGATGCGATCCTCGCGCGGTGCGGGGCGAGCGCGCCGTTCGACGGCACGGTGCTGACCGTGCCGCCGGACGGGGCGGGCGTCAGTGGAACTGCTCCTCCTCCGTCGAGCCCGCGAGCGCCGTCGTCGACGCGTCCGGATTGA
- the aceA gene encoding isocitrate lyase: MTGTITGTGTRTAAGRLARHWATDPRWRGVERRHTAEDVVRLSGTVHEEHTLARRGAERLWRQLHELDYVPALGALTGGQAVQQVRAGLRAVYLSGWQVAADANQAGQTYPDQSLYPSNSVPQAVRRVNNALLRADEIATAEGGTDPTDWLVPVVADAEAGFGGALNAFELTRALIAAGAAGIHYEDQLASEKKCGHLGGKVLVPTAQHIRTLGAARLAADIAGVPTVIIARTDALAATLLTTDVDERDAPFTTGERTAEGFHRVRGGLDAAIARGLAYAPYADLLWMETGTPDLGQARAFAEAIHAAHPDRMLAYNCSPSFNWRAALDDRQIAAFQRELGAMGYRFQFITLAGFHSLNHAMFDLASGYARDGMTAYVDLQEREFAAQRDGFTAVRHQREVGTGWFDLVATAVNPDASTTALAGSTEEEQFH; the protein is encoded by the coding sequence ATGACGGGCACGATCACGGGGACCGGGACGCGCACGGCGGCCGGCCGGCTCGCGCGGCACTGGGCGACGGACCCGCGCTGGCGGGGGGTCGAGCGCCGCCACACCGCCGAGGACGTGGTGCGGCTGTCGGGCACCGTCCACGAGGAGCACACGCTCGCCCGCCGGGGCGCCGAACGGCTCTGGCGGCAGCTCCACGAGCTGGACTACGTGCCGGCGCTCGGCGCGCTGACCGGCGGCCAGGCCGTCCAGCAGGTGCGGGCGGGCCTCAGGGCCGTCTACCTGTCCGGCTGGCAGGTCGCCGCCGACGCCAACCAGGCGGGCCAGACCTACCCGGACCAGAGCCTGTACCCGTCGAACTCCGTGCCGCAGGCGGTGCGCCGTGTCAACAACGCCCTGCTGCGGGCGGACGAGATCGCGACCGCCGAGGGCGGCACCGACCCGACCGACTGGCTGGTGCCGGTCGTCGCCGACGCGGAGGCCGGGTTCGGCGGGGCGCTCAACGCGTTCGAGCTGACCCGCGCGCTGATCGCGGCGGGCGCGGCCGGCATCCACTACGAGGACCAGCTCGCGTCCGAGAAGAAGTGCGGCCACCTGGGCGGGAAGGTGCTCGTCCCCACGGCCCAGCACATCCGCACCCTGGGCGCCGCCCGGCTGGCCGCCGACATCGCCGGCGTCCCGACGGTGATCATCGCGCGGACCGACGCGCTCGCCGCCACCCTCCTGACCACCGATGTCGACGAACGGGACGCCCCGTTCACCACCGGCGAGCGGACGGCGGAGGGCTTCCACCGCGTGCGGGGCGGCCTCGACGCCGCCATCGCGCGCGGACTCGCGTACGCGCCCTACGCCGACCTGCTGTGGATGGAGACGGGCACCCCCGACCTCGGGCAGGCGCGGGCGTTCGCCGAGGCGATCCACGCCGCGCACCCCGACCGCATGCTGGCGTACAACTGCTCGCCGTCGTTCAACTGGCGGGCCGCGCTGGACGATCGGCAGATCGCCGCGTTCCAGCGCGAACTCGGCGCGATGGGCTACCGGTTCCAGTTCATCACCCTGGCCGGCTTCCACTCGCTGAACCACGCCATGTTCGACCTGGCCAGCGGCTACGCCAGGGACGGCATGACCGCGTACGTCGACCTGCAGGAGCGGGAGTTCGCCGCCCAGCGGGACGGCTTCACGGCGGTGCGCCACCAGCGGGAGGTCGGCACCGGCTGGTTCGACCTCGTGGCCACGGCCGTCAATCCGGACGCGTCGACGACGGCGCTCGCGGGCTCGACGGAGGAGGAGCAGTTCCACTGA
- a CDS encoding short-chain fatty acyl-CoA regulator family protein has translation MSGIHAGARLRHLREERALTQAELARRLGISPSYLNQIEHDARPLTVPVLLRLTETFGIEPGFFADHDTGRLVAELRETLAAEVTAGRVTTGDLTDLASRLPAVAQALLDLGRRNQDLAQRLAPGHGDPGPLPPAAPHEEIGAFFHRRHNYLHETDLAAEHLAREIGVRPGEAPRALANRLGARHGVRIALDAAQPHHYDRATRVLHLSPRLRPGQQAFRMAVRLAVAEHGDALSALAAEDFPEGTDTWSLARTAVAHYFAAALLLPYRAFHAAAEASRYDVERLAARHGLGFETVCHRLGTLQRPRLRGVPFSLVRVDRAGTVTKRRSATGFPFSRSGTCPLWNVHEAFAAPGRVHVQVTVLPDGRRHLWIARTVTRHRGGWGEPGATFAVGLGCEVGHAGRLVYSDGLDLTDASAAVPVGPGCRACERLDCVQRSVPPLGHRLAVDPDRGTFVPFPVRGGPGDGRR, from the coding sequence ATGAGCGGCATCCACGCGGGCGCCAGGCTGCGACACCTGCGCGAGGAACGCGCCCTCACCCAGGCGGAACTGGCCCGCCGCCTCGGCATCTCGCCCAGCTACCTGAACCAGATCGAGCACGACGCCCGGCCCCTCACCGTCCCCGTACTGCTGCGCCTCACCGAGACGTTCGGCATCGAACCGGGCTTCTTCGCCGACCACGACACCGGCCGGCTCGTCGCCGAACTGCGCGAGACGCTCGCCGCCGAGGTCACGGCCGGCCGGGTCACCACCGGCGACCTCACCGACCTCGCCTCCCGCCTGCCCGCCGTCGCCCAGGCCCTCCTCGACCTCGGCCGCCGCAACCAGGACCTCGCCCAGCGGCTCGCCCCCGGCCACGGCGACCCGGGGCCGCTCCCGCCGGCCGCGCCGCACGAGGAGATCGGCGCGTTCTTCCACCGGCGCCACAACTACCTGCACGAGACCGACCTCGCCGCCGAACACCTCGCCCGCGAGATCGGCGTCCGCCCCGGCGAGGCCCCCCGCGCCCTCGCCAACCGGCTGGGCGCCCGCCACGGCGTGCGGATCGCCCTGGACGCCGCGCAGCCCCACCACTACGACCGCGCCACCCGCGTCCTGCACCTCTCGCCCCGGCTGCGCCCGGGACAGCAGGCGTTCCGCATGGCGGTCCGCCTCGCCGTCGCCGAGCACGGCGACGCGCTGTCGGCCCTGGCCGCCGAGGACTTCCCCGAGGGCACCGACACCTGGTCCCTCGCGCGGACCGCCGTCGCGCACTACTTCGCCGCCGCGCTGCTCCTGCCCTACCGCGCCTTCCACGCCGCCGCCGAGGCGAGCCGGTACGACGTCGAACGCCTCGCCGCCCGCCACGGCCTCGGCTTCGAGACGGTCTGCCACCGCCTCGGCACCCTGCAGCGGCCCCGGCTGCGCGGCGTCCCGTTCTCCCTGGTGCGCGTCGACCGCGCCGGCACCGTGACGAAACGCCGGTCGGCGACCGGGTTCCCGTTCTCCCGCTCCGGCACCTGCCCGCTGTGGAACGTCCACGAGGCGTTCGCCGCGCCCGGCCGCGTCCACGTCCAGGTGACGGTGCTGCCGGACGGGCGGCGGCACCTGTGGATCGCCAGGACCGTGACCCGCCACCGCGGCGGCTGGGGCGAACCCGGCGCGACGTTCGCCGTCGGCCTCGGCTGCGAGGTCGGGCACGCGGGCCGCCTCGTCTACTCGGACGGGCTCGACCTCACCGACGCCTCGGCCGCCGTCCCCGTCGGCCCCGGCTGCCGCGCCTGCGAACGCCTGGACTGCGTGCAGCGCTCCGTGCCGCCGCTCGGCCACCGCCTCGCCGTCGACCCGGACCGGGGCACGTTCGTCCCCTTCCCCGTGCGCGGGGGGCCGGGCGACGGGCGGCGGTGA
- the bla gene encoding class A beta-lactamase, producing the protein MSKPPGARRAAALLVLLALAACGRQDAGRAFTDLEAEYGARLGVYALDTGTGREITHRAGERFAYASTFKALAAGAVLRAYGTHGIDRVITYTRDDLLAHAPVTEDFVHTGMSLRDLCAAALRYSDNTAANLLFDALGGPDGLEAVLRGLGDGVTEVDRVEPDLNEAAPGDTRDTSTPRALAGSLRAFLLGDALAPDERGLLRHWMTTNTTGGTLIAAGVPDGWTVADKSGSAGYGGRNDIAVVWPDDGGAPLVIAVLSGRDTEDAEPDDALIAGAAALAVEGLGR; encoded by the coding sequence ATGAGCAAGCCACCGGGAGCGCGCCGGGCCGCCGCCCTGCTCGTGCTCCTCGCCCTGGCCGCGTGCGGTCGGCAGGACGCCGGGCGGGCGTTCACGGACCTGGAGGCGGAGTACGGCGCCAGGCTCGGCGTGTACGCCCTGGACACGGGCACCGGACGGGAGATCACCCACCGCGCCGGTGAACGGTTCGCCTACGCCTCGACGTTCAAGGCACTCGCGGCGGGCGCCGTGCTCCGCGCGTACGGGACGCATGGCATCGACCGGGTCATCACCTACACGCGGGACGACCTCCTCGCCCACGCTCCCGTCACGGAGGACTTCGTGCACACCGGGATGAGCCTGCGCGACCTGTGCGCCGCCGCCCTGCGGTACAGCGACAACACCGCAGCCAACCTGCTGTTCGACGCGCTCGGCGGTCCTGACGGTCTTGAGGCCGTCCTGCGCGGCCTCGGCGACGGCGTGACGGAGGTGGACCGCGTCGAGCCGGACCTGAACGAGGCGGCGCCGGGCGACACCCGTGACACCAGCACGCCGCGCGCCCTGGCCGGGAGCCTGCGGGCGTTCCTGCTCGGCGACGCCCTCGCTCCGGACGAGCGCGGGCTGCTGCGGCACTGGATGACCACCAACACCACCGGCGGGACACTGATCGCCGCCGGTGTCCCCGACGGCTGGACCGTCGCGGACAAGAGCGGCAGCGCCGGGTACGGCGGCCGCAACGACATCGCCGTGGTGTGGCCGGACGACGGCGGCGCGCCCCTCGTGATCGCCGTCCTGTCCGGCCGGGACACCGAGGACGCCGAGCCCGACGACGCGCTGATCGCCGGCGCCGCGGCGCTCGCCGTCGAAGGGCTGGGGCGCTGA